The following proteins are co-located in the Paludibaculum fermentans genome:
- a CDS encoding GMC family oxidoreductase: MDMPQVMRGSPVHDVVVIGSGAGGGTVAHVLTKLGVKVTLLEAGAMLNPARDYKEHKTPADYPHRGAGDDAASYFGRKDFGFFSAPTGYWEIDEEPYTVAEGSQFRWFRSRILGGRTNHYGRISLRFADYDFKASLLNDGLGSDWPVSYEEIAPYYDKAEDFIGICGTAEGLRSAPDGKFLPAPALRVHEHLIQKSSRKLNIPCVPSRMAILTKPKNGRLACHYCGQCGRGCVTASNYSSSQVQIFPAMKTGLLTVIPNAMVREIITGADGKAKAVSYIDKTTRTEKQINCRVVVLAASACESARLLLNSKSSRHPDGLANSSGSVGRNLTDTVGYSLGGYVPALEGMMKHDTDGYAGGHVYMPWWGLEQKNKDFPRGYHIEVGGGYGMPMLGSFNGVCRSHEGYGAGLKKAILDSYGCSVGFAGRGEMIPNAKSYCDIDPHVVDRWGIPVLRFHFEWSDYELKMVKHMHDTFAAIIEGMGGRVNGPKTVADTARAISTPGEIIHELGTVRMGSDPSTSALNKYSQAHDVKNVFVADAAPFVTNPDKNPTLTICAMAWRASEFIAEGLKKGEL, translated from the coding sequence ATGGACATGCCACAGGTGATGAGGGGCTCACCGGTTCACGATGTCGTTGTCATCGGCTCTGGAGCCGGTGGCGGAACCGTCGCCCATGTTCTGACGAAGCTCGGCGTGAAAGTCACGCTGCTGGAAGCCGGGGCCATGCTCAACCCCGCGCGCGACTATAAGGAACACAAGACGCCCGCGGACTACCCGCATCGCGGCGCCGGCGACGACGCGGCCTCCTACTTCGGCCGCAAGGACTTCGGTTTCTTCAGCGCGCCCACCGGCTATTGGGAGATCGACGAGGAGCCCTATACCGTCGCCGAAGGCAGTCAGTTCCGCTGGTTCCGCTCGCGCATCCTCGGCGGCCGCACCAATCACTATGGCCGCATCTCGCTGCGCTTCGCCGATTACGACTTCAAGGCCAGCCTGCTCAACGATGGCCTCGGCTCTGACTGGCCCGTCTCCTACGAGGAGATCGCGCCTTACTACGACAAGGCCGAAGACTTCATCGGAATCTGCGGCACCGCCGAAGGCTTGCGTTCCGCCCCTGACGGCAAGTTCCTGCCCGCGCCGGCCCTGCGCGTGCATGAGCACCTCATCCAGAAGTCATCCCGCAAGCTGAACATCCCGTGCGTGCCGTCGCGCATGGCCATCCTCACCAAGCCGAAGAACGGCCGCCTCGCCTGCCACTACTGCGGCCAGTGCGGACGCGGCTGCGTCACCGCCTCCAACTATTCATCGAGCCAGGTGCAGATCTTCCCGGCCATGAAGACCGGCCTGCTCACCGTCATCCCCAACGCCATGGTCCGCGAGATCATCACCGGCGCCGATGGCAAGGCGAAAGCGGTCAGTTACATCGACAAGACCACACGCACCGAGAAGCAGATCAACTGCCGCGTTGTCGTATTGGCGGCTAGCGCCTGCGAGAGCGCCCGCCTGCTGCTGAACTCGAAATCCTCCCGCCATCCCGACGGCCTGGCGAACTCCTCCGGCAGCGTCGGCCGCAATCTCACCGACACCGTCGGCTACAGCCTGGGCGGCTACGTCCCGGCGCTGGAAGGCATGATGAAGCACGACACCGACGGCTATGCCGGAGGCCACGTCTACATGCCCTGGTGGGGCCTGGAGCAGAAGAACAAGGACTTCCCGCGCGGCTATCACATCGAGGTCGGCGGCGGCTACGGCATGCCGATGCTCGGCAGCTTCAACGGCGTCTGCCGCTCCCACGAAGGCTACGGAGCGGGGCTGAAGAAGGCCATCCTCGACAGCTACGGCTGCTCCGTCGGCTTCGCCGGCCGCGGCGAGATGATCCCCAATGCCAAGAGCTACTGCGACATCGATCCGCATGTCGTCGACCGCTGGGGCATCCCCGTCCTCCGCTTCCACTTCGAGTGGAGCGACTACGAGCTCAAGATGGTGAAGCACATGCACGACACCTTTGCCGCCATTATCGAAGGCATGGGCGGACGCGTGAACGGACCCAAGACCGTGGCGGACACAGCCCGTGCCATCTCCACACCCGGCGAGATCATCCACGAACTCGGCACCGTCCGCATGGGCTCCGATCCGAGTACCAGTGCACTGAACAAATACTCGCAGGCGCACGACGTGAAGAACGTATTCGTAGCCGATGCCGCGCCATTCGTCACCAATCCCGACAAGAACCCGACCCTGACCATCTGCGCCATGGCTTGGCGCGCGTCCGAATTCATCGCCGAAGGACTCAAGAAGGGAGAGCTGTAA
- a CDS encoding WD40/YVTN/BNR-like repeat-containing protein, which produces MSSVRVLVGTRKGAFVLESDAKREKWDVSGPHFAGWEIYHVKGSPVDPNRIYASQSSGWFGQLIQRSDDGGKTWSPMDNKFVYDGVPGTHQWYDGTPHPWEFKRVWHLEPSLTDAETVYAGVEDAALFKSSDGGKSWAELSGLREHGTGPKWQPGAGGMCLHTIVLDKNDPGRIYIAISAAGAFRTDDGGVTWKPINQGLRSQYIPDPKAEVGHCVHRIAMHPSRPDTLFMQKHWDVMRSDNAGDMWQEVSGNLPTDFGFVIDVHAHEPETIYVVPIKSDSEHFPIDGKLQVFRSRTGGNEWEALTKGLPQSDCYVNVLRDAMAVDKLDQCGVYFGTTGGQVYASNNAGDSWAPIVRDLPAVLSVEVQTLS; this is translated from the coding sequence ATGAGCAGCGTACGAGTACTGGTTGGCACACGCAAAGGTGCCTTTGTTCTGGAATCGGATGCGAAGCGCGAAAAGTGGGATGTCAGCGGCCCGCATTTCGCGGGCTGGGAGATCTATCACGTCAAGGGATCCCCTGTCGATCCCAACCGGATCTACGCCTCGCAGTCCAGCGGCTGGTTCGGCCAGCTGATTCAGCGATCAGACGATGGCGGCAAGACCTGGTCCCCCATGGACAACAAGTTTGTCTACGACGGCGTGCCCGGCACCCACCAGTGGTACGACGGCACTCCGCACCCCTGGGAGTTCAAGCGCGTCTGGCACCTGGAGCCGTCGCTTACCGACGCTGAAACTGTCTACGCCGGCGTCGAAGATGCTGCCCTGTTCAAATCGAGCGATGGCGGCAAGTCGTGGGCCGAACTCTCGGGCCTGCGTGAACACGGCACCGGACCCAAGTGGCAGCCCGGCGCGGGCGGCATGTGCCTGCATACGATTGTTCTCGACAAGAACGATCCGGGCCGCATCTACATCGCCATTTCGGCCGCGGGCGCCTTCCGCACCGACGATGGCGGTGTTACGTGGAAGCCCATCAACCAGGGACTGCGTTCACAGTACATTCCCGATCCCAAGGCGGAAGTGGGCCACTGTGTCCATCGCATCGCCATGCACCCGTCACGTCCTGATACGCTCTTCATGCAGAAGCATTGGGACGTGATGCGCAGCGACAACGCCGGCGACATGTGGCAGGAGGTCAGCGGCAACCTGCCCACCGACTTCGGTTTTGTCATCGACGTCCACGCCCACGAACCGGAGACCATCTACGTAGTGCCCATCAAGAGCGACTCCGAACATTTCCCCATCGACGGCAAGCTGCAGGTCTTCCGCAGCCGTACCGGCGGCAATGAATGGGAAGCGCTCACCAAGGGCCTGCCGCAGAGTGACTGCTATGTCAACGTGCTGCGCGATGCCATGGCCGTCGACAAGCTCGACCAGTGCGGCGTCTATTTCGGGACCACCGGCGGCCAGGTTTACGCCTCCAACAATGCCGGTGACAGCTGGGCGCCCATCGTCCGCGATTTGCCCGCGGTCCTGTCCGTGGAGGTCCAGACGCTGTCATGA
- a CDS encoding class I SAM-dependent methyltransferase, translating into MLDHNTDQDWEEFARTEPYWSVLSAEEFRRKNLRPEAVERFFRSGEESISSIVDVLAQHYGSPKTFELSLDFGCGLGRLLLPLAARSRKSIGLDVSPTMLKFCRENAERRNVRNIELVQSTDDLAAVDKYAGAVDLITSYIVFQHIPPRRGFRILNGLLRLLRRGGVGYLHFTFAAEIRSVKYEADNVSGSLYRFFERTPDGIRKMVEHPAGDTQIQMNHYSMNELLCYLYENGIADVSIRFTNHSGTLGAECYVRKS; encoded by the coding sequence ATGCTCGACCACAATACGGACCAGGACTGGGAGGAATTCGCCAGGACCGAACCCTACTGGTCTGTTCTCTCCGCTGAGGAGTTCCGCAGGAAGAACCTCCGGCCCGAGGCCGTCGAGCGCTTCTTTCGCAGCGGCGAGGAGAGCATCTCCTCCATTGTCGATGTGCTGGCCCAGCACTATGGCTCCCCAAAGACCTTTGAATTGAGCCTGGATTTCGGCTGCGGCCTGGGGCGGCTCCTGCTGCCGCTGGCCGCCAGAAGCAGGAAAAGCATTGGTCTGGATGTATCCCCCACGATGCTCAAATTCTGCCGCGAGAATGCCGAGCGGCGAAATGTCAGGAATATCGAACTGGTCCAGTCCACTGACGACCTCGCCGCCGTAGACAAGTATGCGGGCGCCGTCGATCTGATCACGAGCTACATCGTCTTCCAGCACATCCCGCCGCGCCGTGGCTTTCGAATCCTCAATGGACTTCTGCGTCTATTGCGGCGCGGTGGAGTTGGATATCTTCACTTTACCTTCGCCGCGGAAATCCGGAGTGTAAAGTACGAAGCCGACAATGTGAGCGGTTCACTGTACCGTTTTTTTGAGCGGACGCCCGATGGCATTCGCAAAATGGTGGAGCATCCGGCCGGTGACACGCAAATTCAGATGAATCATTACAGCATGAACGAATTGTTGTGCTACCTTTACGAAAATGGGATTGCCGACGTGTCCATTCGATTCACGAATCACTCAGGAACGCTCGGCGCGGAGTGCTACGTCCGGAAATCCTGA
- a CDS encoding YciI family protein — protein sequence MKYMLLIYAEEHVYTEPERVECYGESSNLAHQLSTNGQYVSASPLQSVSTAVSVRVRDGKRLVTDGPFAETREQLGGYFMVEAKNQDEAIDIASRIPGARKGTVEVRPVVELQGLPAQE from the coding sequence ATGAAGTACATGTTGCTGATTTATGCGGAGGAACACGTTTACACCGAACCGGAGCGTGTGGAGTGCTACGGCGAGTCTTCCAATCTCGCCCACCAGCTCAGCACCAACGGCCAGTATGTGAGCGCCTCTCCCCTGCAGTCGGTTTCCACCGCGGTGAGTGTCCGCGTTCGTGACGGCAAACGGCTGGTCACCGACGGCCCGTTTGCTGAAACGAGAGAACAATTGGGCGGCTACTTCATGGTGGAAGCCAAGAATCAGGACGAAGCCATCGATATCGCCAGCCGGATCCCCGGCGCCCGCAAGGGGACTGTCGAAGTCAGGCCGGTGGTGGAACTCCAGGGATTGCCGGCACAGGAATAA
- a CDS encoding MoaD/ThiS family protein, translating into MIRVELPAHLRNLAGIQGELQLDLAGPVTIRAVLDELERRYPMLAGTMRDHVTRKRRDFLRFFACEEDWSHEPHDKPLPETVATGREPLIILGAIAGG; encoded by the coding sequence ATGATCCGCGTCGAACTGCCCGCCCATCTCCGCAACCTGGCGGGCATTCAAGGCGAACTGCAACTCGATCTGGCCGGCCCGGTTACCATCCGGGCCGTGCTGGACGAGTTGGAGCGGCGCTACCCCATGCTCGCCGGCACGATGCGCGACCACGTGACCCGGAAACGCCGCGATTTCCTGCGTTTCTTCGCCTGTGAAGAAGACTGGTCGCACGAGCCGCACGACAAGCCCTTGCCCGAGACAGTAGCCACCGGCAGGGAGCCGCTCATCATCCTGGGCGCCATCGCCGGCGGGTAG
- a CDS encoding phytanoyl-CoA dioxygenase family protein — translation MHSLFVIGDVGGPEQFHLGDEAMLEANLLTLARLIPNVQFTVASADPGWSSQRYRVSSVKSPLERPIEKALAGTHGVVVSGGGNLCSTWPDKVMDRIALLEHAQALNLPTVVLGQMIGPHLAADQERLLSAPLRKCDWVGVRDAASASIALRLGVDPARLHRQMDDAYFLEPLPVEDERAEPLRSLPQPWILVTLDPSFATEHRAKTLEVLASQLDGLAASLGASLIFVPHVGGLPGSGDAEAGQALRSRMRADLLLLNPWAPREAVWLTGQAAMVVSARYHPLVFATACGVPALGITVDEYTRTKHHGALASAGIEGWCLSAAEVERGALLPLALELWDHRAGLRKRLADASQRAWQHEKQRWDGILRALRLAPASESWPAPPAIHVPPDRDGRPTQLISSDQWREYDRNGYLRLGRLLDDDQLARLRERLDGIMLGQVRYPTLHMQLDTGGAYEDLPDPVAGHSGATLAYRKIQGLEADPLILELVRRDLFREICARHYGAHVPISIFRVMMMNKPAGQGTYLPWHQDAGDVWKLDRDPLVTSWIALDPATRLNGCVQVIPGSHHLGLLSKNGSTLSPEHVEQYCPADRIEHLELEPGEGLLLHNWLLHRSEVNRTGIPRRALSACYMDGRTLGTLTGTRYPVIFGAHEDTETAMPFLRGLLAESAQLRERATEAERYARSLLEDNQRREEMRLESERYAKSLEAELKKIRAPRRMFFLR, via the coding sequence ATGCATAGCCTTTTCGTCATTGGCGATGTAGGCGGTCCGGAACAGTTCCACCTGGGCGACGAGGCGATGCTCGAGGCCAACCTCCTCACCCTGGCGCGGCTCATCCCTAATGTCCAATTTACGGTTGCCTCAGCGGACCCCGGCTGGTCCAGCCAGCGCTACCGTGTGTCCTCAGTCAAATCCCCTCTCGAACGCCCGATTGAGAAAGCCCTGGCTGGCACGCACGGAGTTGTCGTGTCGGGTGGCGGGAACCTGTGTTCCACCTGGCCCGACAAGGTCATGGATCGAATCGCGCTGCTGGAGCATGCTCAGGCGTTGAACCTGCCCACAGTCGTCCTGGGACAAATGATCGGACCGCACTTGGCCGCGGACCAGGAACGCCTGCTCTCCGCTCCACTGCGGAAGTGCGATTGGGTGGGTGTCCGCGACGCGGCCTCTGCCTCCATCGCCTTGCGGCTGGGCGTGGATCCGGCACGCCTGCACAGGCAGATGGACGATGCCTACTTCCTCGAGCCGCTCCCTGTGGAGGACGAGCGCGCGGAACCGCTGCGCAGTCTGCCGCAACCCTGGATCCTGGTCACGCTGGATCCCTCTTTTGCCACTGAACATCGGGCAAAGACGCTGGAGGTGCTCGCCAGCCAGCTCGACGGCCTGGCCGCCAGCCTGGGCGCCTCGCTGATCTTTGTTCCACACGTCGGCGGGCTGCCGGGCAGCGGCGATGCCGAGGCCGGCCAGGCCCTGCGCTCCAGGATGCGGGCCGATCTCCTGCTGCTGAACCCCTGGGCACCGCGCGAAGCTGTATGGCTCACCGGTCAGGCGGCCATGGTGGTCTCGGCCCGTTATCACCCCCTGGTGTTCGCCACCGCGTGCGGCGTCCCGGCCTTGGGTATCACCGTCGATGAGTACACACGGACCAAGCACCACGGCGCCCTGGCGTCTGCCGGCATCGAGGGGTGGTGCCTGTCCGCGGCCGAAGTGGAGCGCGGAGCCCTGCTGCCGCTCGCCCTGGAGCTGTGGGACCACAGGGCCGGTCTTCGCAAGCGTCTGGCGGATGCTTCCCAACGGGCCTGGCAACACGAGAAGCAACGCTGGGACGGAATCCTCCGTGCGTTGCGCCTCGCCCCTGCTTCTGAAAGCTGGCCGGCCCCACCGGCGATTCATGTGCCTCCGGATCGCGACGGGCGCCCCACCCAGCTCATCAGCAGCGACCAATGGAGGGAATACGACCGCAACGGTTATCTCCGCCTGGGCCGGCTGTTGGATGATGACCAACTAGCCCGGCTGCGCGAGCGGCTGGACGGCATCATGCTCGGCCAGGTGCGCTATCCCACCCTCCATATGCAGTTGGACACGGGTGGGGCGTATGAGGATCTACCGGATCCGGTGGCCGGCCACTCCGGCGCCACGCTCGCTTACCGCAAGATCCAGGGCCTGGAGGCCGATCCGCTGATTCTGGAGTTGGTGCGGCGCGATCTCTTCCGCGAGATTTGCGCGCGGCACTACGGCGCTCACGTCCCCATCTCGATTTTCCGCGTGATGATGATGAACAAACCGGCCGGCCAGGGCACCTACCTCCCCTGGCACCAGGACGCCGGCGACGTGTGGAAGCTCGATCGCGATCCCCTGGTCACCTCGTGGATTGCGCTCGATCCGGCCACACGCCTCAACGGCTGCGTGCAGGTCATTCCCGGCTCGCACCACCTCGGCCTGCTGAGCAAGAACGGCAGCACTCTGAGTCCGGAACACGTGGAGCAGTACTGTCCCGCAGACCGCATCGAGCATCTCGAACTGGAGCCCGGCGAAGGACTGCTGCTGCACAACTGGCTGCTGCATCGCAGCGAAGTGAACCGCACCGGAATACCGCGGCGCGCGCTGAGCGCCTGCTATATGGACGGTCGAACCCTGGGGACGCTCACCGGCACGCGCTACCCGGTTATCTTCGGCGCCCACGAGGACACCGAAACCGCCATGCCCTTTCTGCGCGGACTGCTGGCGGAATCCGCCCAGTTGCGCGAGAGGGCCACGGAAGCCGAACGGTACGCCCGCAGCCTGCTCGAGGACAATCAGCGCCGCGAGGAAATGCGGCTGGAATCAGAACGCTATGCGAAGTCGCTGGAAGCTGAACTGAAGAAGATTCGTGCGCCCCGCCGCATGTTCTTCCTTCGTTGA
- a CDS encoding glycosyltransferase family 4 protein produces MGGTALFTVIAKNYLAHARQLMRSAAAQHPDWRRFVILVDRVDGYFDPAAEDFELILSTGLSIPESRWFHFKYSILELSTAVKPYAFEHLFRLHGFDRIVYLDPDIRIYSPLSRVTELLQASSIVLTPHLTAALEDGKRPSEIDILRSGSYNLGFIAVTRCAASSAFLCWWQQRLFDHCLVDLPRGLFVDQRWVDLVPGLFENVAILRDPGYNVAYWNLSHRPITRSPGGYEVAGAPLAFFHFSGYDVDHPEKVSKHQNRHEMPALPPVVRQIFHDYGQQLLAEGLAACRNWPQAYSYFENGTGIPDMCRPIHHEEPELARSVADPFSDEGFKLFVEVWNRPIQEHAGRPGISRLAYRIYRTRTDVQAAMPDIFGGHYFRFLEWLLNSGRLEHGVGDAFLTTITAAARTYRDHRESLSSPDPLDEREGVDGTSGEAPADGTRLHLTRLAAAIYNARPELQRTFPDPRGRDRARFLVWLLTYGRQEYQLSTHHVAILNQQWRAVLDSLPGSHARLRHQAILAAMGASLSTRGLLSRARSVVGLFHNGSQRTQTVDNLPYAAPSELAVAAPPEPESAEFGVNLVGYFRSETGVGESVRAACGALRSVSVPLSLRAAEEAGYCQARDRSVGPMSAEFPYSTNLIHVNADQAAHVASQLGGRFFRNRHNIGYWAWELEEFPDRWSDAFSYYHELWTPSEFCSRSIRQKSPIPVHAIPHAVSPVVSGSLDRQHFGFKPGQFVFLTAFDVLSVIERKNPLASIRAFLAAFGSNPDCQLVVKVNNAATAPREHRRVLESVASACASPNIRIFDATLSRNEMHALTQCADCIVSLHRSEGFGLHIAEAMYFGKPTIVTNYSGNVDFTRRENSMLVDFRLIPVGQGCLPYDENSRWADPAVEQAASHMRTIVAEPDLRTRLSAAASTFVRTNLSPAAVGQLMRERLEAIAQAHASAGFPSTSTRSQPVPSAAMRAGC; encoded by the coding sequence ATGGGTGGCACCGCTCTATTCACAGTCATCGCGAAGAACTACCTGGCGCACGCGCGCCAGCTCATGCGCTCGGCTGCGGCGCAGCATCCGGATTGGCGCCGCTTTGTGATCCTGGTCGATCGTGTCGACGGCTACTTTGATCCGGCCGCCGAAGACTTTGAGCTCATCCTCTCCACCGGCTTGTCGATCCCTGAATCGCGCTGGTTTCATTTCAAGTACAGCATCCTGGAACTGAGCACCGCGGTGAAGCCGTATGCCTTTGAGCACCTGTTCCGGCTGCACGGCTTCGACCGGATCGTGTATCTCGATCCCGACATTCGAATCTACTCACCCCTCAGCCGCGTCACCGAATTACTCCAGGCATCGTCCATCGTCCTGACGCCCCATCTCACCGCGGCGCTCGAAGACGGCAAGCGGCCCAGCGAGATCGACATCCTCAGGTCAGGTTCGTATAACCTCGGGTTCATCGCCGTCACCCGCTGCGCGGCGTCTTCGGCCTTTCTCTGCTGGTGGCAGCAGCGGTTGTTCGACCATTGCCTGGTGGATCTCCCGCGCGGCCTGTTTGTCGATCAACGCTGGGTGGACCTTGTGCCCGGCCTGTTCGAGAACGTGGCCATCCTTCGCGACCCCGGTTACAACGTGGCCTACTGGAACCTGTCGCACCGGCCCATCACTCGCTCTCCAGGCGGCTATGAAGTCGCGGGCGCACCGCTCGCCTTCTTTCACTTCAGCGGCTACGACGTCGATCATCCCGAAAAGGTGTCGAAGCACCAGAACCGACACGAGATGCCTGCGCTCCCGCCCGTCGTTCGGCAGATCTTCCACGACTACGGGCAACAGTTGCTCGCCGAAGGCCTCGCCGCGTGCCGCAATTGGCCTCAGGCGTATTCCTATTTTGAGAACGGTACCGGCATTCCCGATATGTGCCGGCCCATCCATCACGAGGAGCCCGAACTCGCCCGGTCGGTCGCCGACCCCTTCTCCGACGAGGGCTTCAAGCTGTTTGTGGAGGTGTGGAACCGGCCCATCCAGGAGCATGCCGGGCGCCCTGGCATCTCCCGCCTCGCTTACCGCATCTACCGCACCCGGACCGATGTCCAGGCCGCGATGCCCGATATTTTCGGCGGCCATTACTTTCGATTTCTCGAGTGGTTGCTCAACAGCGGCCGCCTGGAGCACGGCGTCGGAGACGCGTTCCTCACCACCATCACGGCGGCGGCCCGCACCTACCGGGACCATCGCGAGAGCCTGTCGTCGCCAGATCCGCTGGACGAACGCGAAGGCGTCGACGGTACCTCCGGTGAGGCGCCGGCCGACGGCACCCGGCTCCACCTCACGCGTCTGGCCGCGGCGATCTACAACGCGCGCCCTGAATTGCAGCGCACCTTCCCAGATCCGCGTGGGCGCGACCGTGCGCGCTTCCTGGTCTGGCTGCTGACCTATGGCCGCCAGGAGTATCAGCTTTCCACGCACCACGTAGCCATCCTGAATCAGCAGTGGCGCGCGGTCCTCGACTCCCTGCCCGGTTCCCATGCCAGGCTTCGCCACCAGGCGATCCTGGCGGCGATGGGCGCCTCCCTGTCCACGCGCGGCCTGCTGAGCCGGGCCAGGTCCGTCGTCGGCCTGTTCCACAATGGCTCCCAGCGAACACAGACGGTAGACAACCTCCCCTACGCCGCCCCGTCCGAGTTGGCCGTTGCCGCTCCGCCCGAACCAGAGTCCGCCGAGTTCGGCGTCAACCTGGTGGGGTATTTCCGGTCTGAAACCGGAGTGGGTGAATCGGTCCGCGCGGCGTGTGGGGCTCTGCGCTCCGTCTCAGTGCCCCTCAGCCTGCGCGCCGCGGAGGAGGCCGGCTACTGCCAGGCCCGCGACCGCTCGGTGGGTCCGATGTCCGCCGAATTCCCCTATTCGACCAACCTGATCCATGTCAACGCGGACCAGGCCGCCCATGTCGCCAGCCAACTCGGAGGGCGCTTCTTCCGGAACCGCCACAACATTGGCTACTGGGCCTGGGAGTTGGAGGAGTTTCCAGACCGCTGGAGCGATGCCTTCTCCTACTACCACGAGCTGTGGACACCCAGCGAGTTCTGCAGCCGGTCCATTCGGCAGAAGTCGCCCATACCCGTCCACGCCATCCCGCACGCGGTGAGTCCGGTGGTTTCCGGCAGCCTGGACCGGCAGCACTTTGGATTCAAGCCCGGACAGTTCGTGTTTCTGACTGCGTTCGACGTGCTGAGCGTGATTGAGAGAAAGAATCCGCTGGCGTCGATCCGCGCATTCCTCGCGGCGTTTGGCTCCAACCCGGATTGCCAGCTCGTCGTGAAGGTCAACAATGCAGCCACCGCGCCAAGGGAGCATCGGAGAGTCCTGGAGAGTGTGGCCTCCGCGTGCGCTTCGCCCAACATTCGAATCTTTGATGCCACGCTGTCCCGCAACGAAATGCATGCCCTCACCCAGTGCGCCGACTGCATTGTTTCGCTGCACAGATCCGAAGGCTTCGGCCTCCACATCGCGGAGGCCATGTATTTCGGCAAGCCTACGATTGTCACCAACTACTCCGGCAACGTCGACTTCACACGCAGGGAGAATTCGATGCTGGTGGACTTCCGCCTGATTCCGGTCGGGCAGGGCTGCCTGCCCTACGACGAGAACAGCCGTTGGGCCGATCCCGCTGTCGAGCAGGCGGCCAGCCACATGCGGACGATTGTGGCCGAGCCTGATCTGCGCACCCGCCTGTCCGCCGCTGCCAGCACGTTCGTACGAACAAACCTGAGCCCCGCCGCAGTCGGCCAGTTGATGCGCGAGCGGTTGGAGGCAATCGCGCAGGCCCACGCCTCCGCTGGGTTCCCATCAACTTCAACCCGGAGCCAGCCGGTTCCGTCTGCAGCCATGCGCGCCGGGTGTTAG
- a CDS encoding gluconate 2-dehydrogenase subunit 3 family protein yields the protein MESTRRDLLRNVAAAALLGQLSAEAMQHVHEHAAEAKKATAGVYKPKALNAHEYQTVTKLADLILPPEGGEPGGATAGAPEFIDLLCSGSDRMAQIWLGGLAWLDDQSLKRYEATFLDAKPAQQTELLDLIAYRRNDTPETGPGIRFFEWARRMVVDAYFTSPAGVKALGYKGNVGMQVFQVPQEAITYAISRSPFKEG from the coding sequence ATGGAATCGACGCGACGCGACCTCCTCCGCAACGTCGCCGCCGCCGCCCTGCTCGGGCAGTTGTCGGCCGAGGCCATGCAGCACGTCCACGAGCATGCCGCCGAGGCGAAGAAAGCCACGGCCGGCGTGTACAAGCCCAAGGCCCTGAACGCGCACGAATATCAGACCGTAACGAAGCTGGCGGATCTCATCCTGCCGCCCGAGGGCGGGGAACCCGGTGGCGCCACCGCCGGAGCGCCCGAGTTCATCGACCTCCTCTGTTCCGGTTCTGACCGCATGGCCCAGATCTGGCTGGGCGGCCTGGCCTGGCTCGACGACCAGAGCCTGAAGCGCTACGAGGCCACATTCCTCGACGCGAAACCGGCGCAGCAAACGGAACTCCTCGACCTCATCGCCTATCGCCGCAACGACACGCCCGAGACCGGCCCCGGCATCCGCTTCTTCGAGTGGGCCCGCCGCATGGTAGTGGACGCCTACTTCACCTCGCCCGCCGGAGTGAAAGCGTTAGGCTACAAGGGCAACGTGGGCATGCAGGTCTTCCAGGTACCCCAGGAAGCCATCACCTACGCGATAAGCCGTTCCCCGTTCAAGGAAGGTTGA
- a CDS encoding PadR family transcriptional regulator gives MSKPTDLVQGTLDMLILKVIALEPMHGWAIAQRIRQMSGEVLQVGQGALYPALHKLEQSAWITSEWAVSDNGRRAKYYTLTEAGRQVLAHETAQWERLAAAISLIVRTA, from the coding sequence TTGAGCAAACCAACCGACCTGGTCCAGGGCACCCTGGACATGCTGATCCTGAAGGTCATCGCGCTGGAGCCGATGCACGGCTGGGCCATTGCGCAACGCATCCGGCAAATGTCGGGTGAAGTGCTGCAGGTAGGCCAGGGAGCCCTGTATCCGGCGCTCCACAAACTGGAGCAGAGCGCCTGGATCACGTCCGAATGGGCGGTCAGCGACAACGGCCGGCGGGCGAAATACTACACCTTGACCGAGGCGGGCCGCCAGGTTCTCGCGCACGAAACCGCGCAATGGGAGCGGCTGGCCGCGGCTATCTCCCTGATTGTGCGGACGGCCTGA